One Aneurinibacillus migulanus genomic region harbors:
- a CDS encoding FAD-binding oxidoreductase, translated as MIKPVKTKLAGWGNYPVEEGFLFRPDNGRDVLEILQSGLQNNYIAFGMGRSYGDTPLNKQSGVLLTTQLNRILSFDETTGVLECEAGVTFEDIINVFLPRGYFLPVTPGTKYVTLGGAIANDVHGKNHHLDGCVSSFILDFKLMLASGEIIDCSREHNADIFWATVGGIGLTGIIVSARIRLEKVESAYYDVLYEKAPNIERALELFAESDDKYKFSVAWIDCLARGNSLGKSVLMRGNYASAASLRSGTEPLKLKNGPKLAIPFDFPSFALNNLSIKSFNTLYYGVNKNVRKTVYFDSFFYPLDSIYKWNRMYGKKGFVQYQAVFPPEGKEGLIQMLERLSSSNRSSFLAVLKTSGEQNPGLLSFPKKGYTLALDIPIKDESLFTFLHELDELVIRYGGRVYLAKDSELLPEHFAEMYPRLKEFRAIKDRIDPNHIFSSSMARRLGIVEE; from the coding sequence ATGATAAAACCGGTAAAAACAAAATTAGCGGGCTGGGGTAACTACCCTGTGGAAGAAGGATTTCTGTTCCGTCCTGATAACGGACGGGACGTACTGGAGATTCTTCAATCCGGCCTGCAGAATAACTATATTGCGTTCGGCATGGGGCGCAGCTATGGCGACACCCCGCTGAACAAACAGAGTGGTGTGCTGCTGACAACGCAGCTCAACCGTATTCTGTCATTCGATGAGACGACCGGCGTGCTCGAATGCGAGGCCGGGGTCACGTTTGAAGATATCATTAACGTATTTCTGCCGCGCGGCTATTTCCTCCCGGTCACACCGGGGACGAAGTATGTCACGCTTGGCGGTGCGATCGCCAATGATGTGCACGGTAAGAACCACCATCTGGACGGCTGTGTCTCGTCCTTTATTCTGGACTTCAAGCTGATGCTAGCGTCAGGCGAAATCATTGACTGTTCGCGTGAACACAATGCGGACATCTTCTGGGCAACAGTCGGGGGCATCGGCCTCACGGGTATCATTGTGAGCGCGCGCATCCGGCTGGAGAAGGTGGAGAGCGCCTACTATGATGTCCTGTATGAGAAAGCGCCTAACATCGAACGAGCGCTTGAATTATTCGCAGAGTCGGACGATAAGTACAAGTTCTCCGTCGCCTGGATCGATTGTTTGGCACGGGGCAACTCGCTTGGCAAATCTGTGTTAATGCGCGGTAACTATGCGTCCGCCGCTTCGCTTCGATCCGGCACAGAGCCATTGAAGCTCAAGAATGGGCCGAAGCTGGCGATTCCGTTCGACTTCCCGTCCTTTGCGCTGAATAACCTGAGCATTAAATCGTTCAATACACTGTACTATGGTGTAAATAAAAATGTCCGCAAAACCGTATATTTCGATTCGTTCTTCTATCCGCTCGATTCCATTTATAAATGGAATCGGATGTATGGCAAGAAAGGCTTCGTTCAGTACCAGGCTGTCTTTCCGCCGGAAGGAAAAGAAGGACTCATTCAAATGCTGGAGCGTCTCAGCAGCTCAAACCGTTCTTCTTTCCTGGCAGTACTGAAGACATCCGGTGAACAGAACCCTGGTCTGCTGTCATTTCCGAAGAAGGGATATACGCTTGCACTTGATATCCCGATTAAGGACGAGTCGCTGTTCACATTTCTGCATGAACTGGACGAACTCGTTATCCGCTACGGCGGCCGGGTCTATCTAGCGAAGGATTCCGAGCTTCTGCCGGAGCATTTCGCCGAGATGTATCCTCGTCTAAAAGAGTTCCGTGCGATCAAGGATCGCATCGATCCGAATCACATCTTCTCGTCTTCGATGGCGCGGAGATTAGGAATCGTGGAGGAATAA
- a CDS encoding Rpn family recombination-promoting nuclease/putative transposase, with translation METRWMKLYVDFAFKKLFGSRGNERILIAFLNAMLKPSPDKRITGVTILDKEMGREHQEDRNAFLDIHAELDNGSKVNIEIQVTNEHNLTKRTLYYWSRTYMESFQKGEPFDKLPRTISIAIIDFILFKQEAMNRYHLAFDVTEREEGFLWDDTLEIHLIEMPKLVKLWRENRIGFGDDEVVEWLLLLEADEDEELRKELEGRAMDNPALQEAMEKWEDLSRDPNAIREYEARHKAMMDRLAAEAESKRKQQIKYEEGREEGERKRAREIAQKMIAKGIEEQIIAEVTGLSIAEIEQLKS, from the coding sequence ATGGAAACAAGATGGATGAAGCTGTACGTAGATTTCGCATTCAAGAAGCTGTTTGGCTCGCGGGGGAATGAACGCATTCTGATAGCGTTCCTGAATGCGATGTTGAAACCGTCACCAGATAAACGGATTACGGGTGTGACCATTCTGGATAAGGAGATGGGCCGGGAGCATCAGGAAGACCGAAATGCATTTTTGGACATTCATGCGGAGCTGGACAACGGAAGCAAGGTCAACATCGAGATTCAGGTCACGAATGAGCACAACCTAACGAAGCGGACGCTGTACTACTGGAGTCGCACATACATGGAAAGCTTTCAGAAGGGCGAGCCGTTTGATAAGCTGCCCCGGACGATTTCGATTGCGATCATTGACTTTATCCTGTTCAAGCAGGAAGCGATGAATCGGTATCATCTAGCATTTGATGTGACCGAGCGGGAAGAAGGTTTCTTGTGGGACGACACGCTGGAGATTCATTTGATAGAGATGCCGAAGCTGGTGAAGCTGTGGCGGGAGAATCGGATCGGGTTTGGCGATGATGAAGTGGTGGAATGGCTGTTGCTGTTAGAGGCCGATGAAGATGAGGAACTTCGCAAAGAATTGGAGGGACGGGCGATGGATAATCCGGCATTACAGGAAGCGATGGAGAAGTGGGAAGACTTGAGCCGTGACCCGAATGCGATTCGGGAGTATGAGGCGCGTCATAAGGCGATGATGGACAGGCTAGCGGCAGAAGCCGAAAGCAAGCGGAAACAGCAAATAAAGTATGAGGAAGGTAGGGAGGAAGGAGAGCGCAAACGTGCCAGGGAGATTGCTCAAAAAATGATAGCCAAAGGCATAGAGGAACAAATAATTGCAGAAGTAACAGGGTTAAGTATTGCAGAAATAGAGCAACTGAAAAGCTGA
- a CDS encoding divergent PAP2 family protein: MLYAIAPFIGWFVAGVMKFCVNYLRFGSEARDRIGNGGFPSNHTTIMTTIVMLIGFREGFATPMFGLGVAVTYIVIIDAMGLRRHVGRHATHLNRMNEKEKAYKKLRESMGHNGIEVLGGLALGSLLGYVLSLLPW, translated from the coding sequence ATGCTGTATGCGATTGCGCCGTTTATCGGCTGGTTTGTGGCAGGAGTTATGAAGTTTTGCGTCAATTACCTGCGGTTCGGCTCTGAAGCACGGGACAGGATTGGTAACGGAGGCTTTCCGAGCAATCATACGACCATCATGACGACGATCGTCATGCTCATCGGATTCCGCGAGGGCTTCGCTACCCCGATGTTCGGATTAGGTGTCGCCGTTACATACATCGTCATTATTGACGCTATGGGTCTGCGCCGTCATGTCGGCCGCCATGCGACGCACCTCAACCGGATGAACGAGAAGGAAAAGGCGTACAAGAAGCTACGCGAAAGCATGGGCCATAATGGCATTGAAGTGCTTGGTGGGCTTGCGCTCGGCTCCTTGCTTGGATATGTGCTCAGTCTGCTGCCCTGGTAG
- a CDS encoding decaprenyl-phosphate phosphoribosyltransferase has product MSRSQSTNVEGKVYSSSPVPVLLFRQLRPKQWTKNLLVFAALIFSFPNVNTEMLIRSLVAFFLFSFVSGCVYILNDFVDREADRQHPKKRHRPMASGALNPYVALVFGAILLVCSLALAAYLEPRFGLVLFVYFIMNVGYSFQLKHVVIVDVMIIALGFVFRALGGGLVIEVPVTPWFFICTLLLALFLAISKRRHELILLENNMGSHRKVLDKYSKDLLNQLNSIVTTATIMSYGLFTFTSGRTQYLMATIPLVIYGIFRYLYLIHMEDKGGSPEEVLLKDKHILFTVILYALSVIIILKYFS; this is encoded by the coding sequence ATGTCACGCTCACAATCTACTAATGTAGAAGGCAAGGTGTATAGTAGCTCCCCTGTTCCGGTGCTATTGTTCCGGCAGTTAAGGCCCAAGCAATGGACCAAGAACCTGCTCGTCTTTGCCGCGCTGATTTTTTCGTTTCCGAATGTAAACACGGAGATGCTTATTCGCTCTCTGGTCGCATTCTTTCTCTTTTCCTTCGTGTCGGGATGTGTCTACATCCTGAATGACTTCGTGGACCGCGAGGCGGACCGCCAGCATCCGAAGAAGCGTCACCGTCCAATGGCTTCCGGGGCGTTGAACCCATATGTGGCGCTCGTATTCGGCGCGATTCTGCTCGTATGCTCACTGGCGCTTGCCGCGTACTTGGAGCCGAGGTTCGGCCTTGTGCTGTTCGTCTATTTCATCATGAATGTAGGGTACTCGTTTCAGTTGAAGCACGTCGTTATCGTCGATGTGATGATTATCGCACTCGGCTTCGTCTTCCGCGCGCTTGGCGGCGGACTGGTTATCGAAGTACCCGTAACGCCGTGGTTCTTTATTTGTACACTGCTGCTCGCCCTGTTCCTGGCGATTAGTAAGCGTCGGCATGAATTGATTCTGCTGGAGAACAATATGGGTTCACACCGTAAAGTATTGGACAAGTATTCCAAAGATTTGCTGAATCAGCTGAACAGCATCGTAACGACAGCGACAATTATGAGCTACGGGCTCTTCACATTCACATCGGGACGTACGCAGTACCTGATGGCGACCATACCGCTTGTTATTTATGGCATCTTCCGTTATCTATACCTTATTCATATGGAAGACAAGGGTGGAAGCCCGGAAGAAGTATTGCTTAAGGACAAGCATATTCTGTTTACTGTTATTTTGTACGCTTTGTCGGTCATTATCATTCTCAAGTATTTTTCGTAA
- a CDS encoding glycosyltransferase family 39 protein, which produces MNWIYIAIVTVVGILLRLGFVLTVPNRPIYDFQTYQDIAVNIFYHRGHTYLGEPIAFQGMGYPTALGYFYRLMGNHDVLTGKMFNVICSSLTLILFLLILRRLTDRKSIIYPAYTVLALLPNYIAYNNVIGTEVFVTFLFCAVIWLQVSALPTYLKYPLLGIFIAGAALTKPFFMAYPVLVALVVWMRTKGLKEALVCLTVTGLVMAAVMAPWTYRNYEKFGRFIPVSYNSGYVLAVNNNDNNVKGGWMPLDKIAVSQETRNQMNEILQNGQRSEKLAHELDPLLKEEGKKWILSHPGKFLELGILRLNGMFFDGAWDIRAWAMNDFKGKNQPWSPQVYERNMNAFIFFSGIIITILSTLGLSYVLLNLKPLVQSVFRRSYAASELVLIPTLNLSFFLAVHFVFEGQARYNFPLLFLLVIGTVVCVEWLRRGNRREITLSA; this is translated from the coding sequence ATGAACTGGATTTACATTGCAATCGTTACGGTAGTGGGGATTTTGCTTCGGCTTGGCTTCGTCCTGACCGTGCCGAATCGTCCCATATATGATTTTCAGACGTACCAGGATATCGCAGTCAACATCTTCTACCATCGTGGTCATACGTATCTAGGAGAGCCGATCGCGTTCCAGGGGATGGGGTATCCGACAGCGCTCGGTTACTTCTACCGGCTTATGGGCAATCATGATGTACTGACAGGCAAGATGTTTAACGTCATCTGCTCATCGCTTACTCTTATTCTGTTCCTGCTCATTCTGCGCAGGCTGACAGACAGAAAATCGATTATTTATCCTGCATATACGGTGCTCGCCCTTTTGCCGAATTATATCGCCTATAACAATGTCATCGGCACAGAGGTATTCGTTACGTTTCTCTTCTGTGCAGTCATCTGGCTGCAGGTCTCGGCATTGCCTACATACCTGAAGTATCCGCTTCTCGGAATCTTCATCGCAGGTGCTGCGCTTACGAAGCCGTTCTTTATGGCGTATCCGGTGCTCGTCGCCCTGGTGGTATGGATGCGTACGAAGGGCTTGAAGGAGGCACTCGTCTGCCTGACAGTGACAGGACTCGTGATGGCGGCAGTCATGGCACCGTGGACATACCGAAATTATGAGAAATTCGGACGATTTATTCCCGTATCCTACAACTCCGGGTATGTATTGGCCGTCAATAATAATGATAACAATGTCAAAGGCGGCTGGATGCCGCTGGATAAAATCGCGGTATCTCAAGAGACAAGGAATCAGATGAATGAGATTCTCCAGAATGGACAGCGCAGCGAGAAGCTTGCGCACGAGCTGGACCCCCTGCTTAAAGAAGAAGGGAAGAAGTGGATTCTATCCCATCCAGGCAAGTTCCTTGAATTGGGCATCCTTCGGCTAAATGGGATGTTCTTCGACGGAGCCTGGGATATACGAGCATGGGCGATGAACGACTTCAAGGGCAAGAATCAGCCATGGAGTCCGCAGGTGTATGAACGGAATATGAATGCGTTCATCTTCTTCAGCGGGATCATCATAACCATTCTGAGTACGCTTGGTCTAAGCTATGTTCTGCTTAATCTCAAGCCGCTCGTACAGAGTGTATTCCGGCGCTCGTACGCCGCTTCCGAACTCGTGCTGATTCCTACGCTGAATCTTTCGTTTTTCCTTGCCGTGCATTTCGTATTCGAAGGGCAGGCGCGCTATAATTTTCCGCTTCTCTTCCTGCTTGTCATCGGCACCGTTGTATGTGTTGAGTGGCTCCGACGTGGGAATAGAAGAGAGATTACGCTGTCCGCGTAA
- a CDS encoding SDR family oxidoreductase, with amino-acid sequence MNIVVLGATSGIAQAIATKLAQEGHHLILAGRRMDELEAMSNDLRIRNQVDVYPAHFDALAMDTHEAFVSSCLERFSTLDGVVLAYGYMGDQKESETDMDIVKRTIDTNYTSCVSILNRFASYFEQQKSGFICALSSVAGDRGRQSNYTYGSSKGALSLYLQGLRNRLSSAGVTVLTVKPGFVDTKMTYGQEGMFLVAKPEKVANDIYKAIRSRKSVLYTPFFWRWIMMIIRLIPESIFKKMKL; translated from the coding sequence ATGAATATTGTTGTATTAGGAGCTACTTCCGGTATCGCGCAGGCGATTGCGACGAAGCTCGCCCAGGAAGGCCACCATCTAATTCTGGCAGGTCGGCGCATGGACGAGCTGGAAGCGATGTCCAATGATCTCCGCATCCGAAACCAGGTGGATGTCTATCCTGCGCATTTCGATGCACTGGCGATGGACACGCACGAAGCGTTTGTCTCTTCCTGCCTTGAACGGTTTTCGACACTGGATGGCGTCGTGCTCGCTTATGGATATATGGGCGATCAGAAAGAATCAGAGACAGACATGGATATCGTTAAACGAACGATTGATACGAACTACACATCGTGCGTCTCGATTCTAAATCGATTTGCAAGCTACTTTGAACAGCAGAAGAGTGGCTTCATCTGCGCCCTTTCCTCTGTAGCAGGGGATAGAGGTCGCCAGAGCAATTATACGTACGGCTCGTCCAAGGGTGCGCTATCTCTATATCTGCAAGGGCTGCGTAACCGCCTCAGTAGTGCAGGCGTGACTGTATTAACTGTGAAGCCGGGTTTCGTAGATACGAAGATGACGTACGGACAGGAAGGCATGTTCCTCGTTGCTAAGCCGGAGAAAGTAGCGAACGATATTTACAAAGCGATCCGCAGCCGTAAAAGCGTGCTGTATACGCCGTTCTTCTGGCGCTGGATTATGATGATCATCCGGTTGATACCGGAGTCAATCTTCAAAAAGATGAAATTATAA
- a CDS encoding copper amine oxidase N-terminal domain-containing protein, whose amino-acid sequence MKNNKSLKVLSTAAIAAALVAPTVAVQPAFAASTYSVVGAQNVSQDSVIQKTRITVEVTPGSLGSDTKKLYMRLPADSSAKVNGVTYGSPSEFDRDAQTQPGEYQVDEVTVSGAPTDNGDLELEVNGKPVTVTLTTADDTPAKVATAIATKINADKTNIGFAADANDGKIKLTALEQKDNVSNLVKTTKPVAGVTVGASQNVTPGKKPVDSGTGSEFIPKSVSGDTNQIKKVKIAADNSDNQYFTIEVTGDKDYSANRGIFYLELENVKVPAGAENGPFNATFDSPDNAFTAGNVKIAQVGNGSVKTSIDGTIALTPGSNKETKVKPIRIQEDSAGAFTGEYKLELPDGFEWDGTPVGRVYHGDPNVTLAVKKDKDTLLAKVVAKGGDFDSKSVTTKEATQFVIEDALIKVDDSEAEKGEVKATVKGSVSRSNDSIVIGTFGNWEGDIKAGDAKTVYAGQAGEELANLTIKEDAPGTLKKNRIIKLKLNGNAKWATKRTGGVNGKIELKEQPQIKNADSEKNNLQIGEWELSGSDRSVIQATITNESTNKPAKIVLEKLKVDVAPTAGTGDISVSVEGSAGITKDAIALGKTKAPVEISFDGELAKIDAGLQQQSIPNITIKEAATDVIGEKDLVVKFPEGVKPALPGKVEVTEGNLKIDSARVSVEDNRIIIPISKHSSTKAGTIKLSDIKVTSYRYVPEGDLKVKITGPAVVENIKDGLDNDYPFNKPNDTHVAEGSVAKVVTPADKNKYAENIIFKIGSKTYTQDGKEMTMDVAPEVHPVYNRTYIPAAHFAASLNIPADKVVWNEASKTVTIFAGDKVVSATAGKKELVVNGTPVQIDAPVNYGQHTGYRVMVPYTHLALALGATVEWKADTQEIFVNKR is encoded by the coding sequence GTGAAGAACAACAAATCACTTAAAGTTCTTTCTACAGCTGCTATTGCTGCTGCTCTGGTAGCTCCTACAGTTGCTGTACAACCAGCATTTGCTGCCTCTACTTATTCGGTAGTAGGTGCGCAAAACGTTTCTCAAGATAGTGTAATTCAAAAAACTCGTATTACAGTTGAAGTAACACCTGGTAGTTTAGGTAGTGATACGAAAAAACTCTACATGCGCCTTCCGGCAGATTCTAGTGCCAAGGTGAATGGCGTAACTTATGGCAGCCCAAGTGAATTTGATAGAGATGCACAAACTCAACCTGGAGAGTACCAAGTAGATGAAGTCACTGTAAGTGGAGCACCAACTGATAATGGTGACCTTGAACTTGAAGTTAATGGCAAGCCGGTTACAGTAACTCTGACAACTGCTGATGATACACCAGCAAAGGTTGCTACTGCGATAGCTACTAAAATCAACGCTGATAAAACAAATATTGGTTTTGCAGCAGATGCTAATGACGGAAAGATAAAATTAACGGCACTTGAGCAAAAAGACAATGTTTCTAACTTGGTTAAAACAACGAAACCTGTTGCTGGTGTTACTGTAGGCGCTAGCCAAAATGTTACACCAGGTAAGAAACCAGTTGATAGCGGAACAGGTTCAGAGTTTATCCCTAAGAGTGTAAGTGGAGATACTAACCAAATTAAAAAAGTTAAAATCGCAGCTGATAATTCAGATAACCAATACTTTACTATTGAAGTAACTGGAGACAAGGATTATTCTGCAAATAGAGGTATATTCTATTTAGAACTGGAAAACGTTAAAGTCCCAGCCGGTGCTGAAAACGGTCCGTTTAATGCAACGTTCGATTCTCCAGACAATGCTTTCACTGCTGGTAATGTGAAAATTGCTCAAGTAGGTAATGGAAGTGTAAAAACTTCTATTGACGGAACAATTGCCCTGACTCCTGGAAGCAATAAGGAGACTAAAGTTAAGCCGATCCGTATTCAGGAAGATTCTGCAGGAGCCTTCACTGGTGAGTACAAACTTGAATTGCCAGATGGTTTCGAATGGGATGGAACTCCTGTAGGAAGAGTTTACCATGGTGATCCGAATGTTACTTTAGCAGTGAAAAAAGATAAAGATACTTTACTGGCTAAAGTAGTAGCAAAGGGCGGAGACTTTGATTCTAAATCTGTTACAACTAAGGAAGCTACTCAATTTGTAATTGAGGATGCACTTATAAAAGTGGACGATTCTGAGGCTGAGAAAGGTGAAGTAAAAGCTACGGTTAAAGGTAGTGTTTCTCGCTCAAACGACTCCATTGTTATCGGTACGTTTGGCAACTGGGAAGGGGACATAAAAGCTGGCGATGCGAAAACCGTATACGCTGGGCAAGCTGGCGAAGAACTGGCTAACCTGACCATTAAAGAAGATGCACCTGGTACACTGAAGAAAAACCGTATTATTAAACTGAAATTAAATGGTAATGCCAAATGGGCAACGAAAAGAACTGGCGGCGTGAACGGCAAAATTGAGCTTAAAGAACAGCCACAAATCAAAAATGCAGATAGTGAGAAAAACAATTTGCAAATTGGTGAGTGGGAGCTTTCAGGCTCTGATAGATCGGTAATCCAGGCTACAATTACTAATGAATCTACAAACAAGCCAGCTAAAATCGTTCTGGAAAAATTGAAAGTTGATGTAGCACCTACAGCAGGTACAGGCGACATTTCCGTTTCAGTAGAAGGTTCTGCTGGAATTACTAAAGATGCGATTGCACTTGGTAAAACAAAAGCACCAGTAGAGATTTCCTTCGATGGTGAATTGGCAAAAATTGATGCTGGTCTGCAACAACAATCTATCCCGAACATCACAATTAAAGAAGCAGCTACTGATGTGATCGGTGAAAAAGACCTGGTTGTTAAATTCCCTGAAGGTGTAAAACCAGCTCTTCCTGGTAAAGTTGAAGTAACTGAAGGTAACCTGAAAATTGATTCTGCACGAGTGAGCGTGGAAGATAACAGAATTATCATCCCAATCTCTAAACATAGCAGCACTAAAGCAGGTACTATTAAATTAAGCGACATTAAGGTAACTTCCTACCGTTATGTACCGGAAGGCGACTTGAAAGTGAAAATCACTGGACCTGCTGTTGTTGAGAACATTAAAGATGGTCTAGACAATGACTATCCTTTCAACAAGCCTAACGATACACACGTTGCAGAAGGCTCAGTTGCTAAAGTTGTTACTCCTGCAGATAAAAACAAATATGCAGAAAACATCATCTTCAAAATTGGTAGCAAAACGTACACTCAAGACGGTAAAGAAATGACTATGGACGTAGCTCCAGAAGTTCATCCGGTTTACAACCGTACGTACATTCCAGCAGCTCACTTTGCAGCAAGCCTGAACATTCCGGCTGACAAAGTTGTTTGGAATGAAGCTTCCAAAACGGTAACTATCTTCGCTGGCGATAAAGTAGTTAGCGCGACAGCTGGTAAAAAAGAACTCGTTGTTAACGGTACTCCGGTTCAAATCGATGCACCGGTTAACTACGGCCAACACACTGGCTACCGTGTAATGGTTCCTTACACTCACCTAGCTCTTGCTCTGGGCGCTACTGTTGAGTGGAAAGCTGATACACAAGAAATCTTCGTTAACAAACGCTAA
- a CDS encoding SMR family transporter, with protein MCRFIKSDVYKGVCTVIQWIALAFGIVLNAAANILLKMAARQAQEMDSSAHLLVKLFLNPYLFTGILSFGLALGAYSYSLTRFPLSVGYPLMTSLGLIIVSLFSYFVFAEQFSAGKIAGTVLIMLGVLLVARSA; from the coding sequence ATGTGTCGATTTATCAAATCAGATGTATATAAGGGAGTATGTACTGTGATACAGTGGATTGCATTAGCGTTCGGCATCGTATTAAATGCTGCGGCGAACATTTTATTGAAAATGGCGGCCAGACAAGCTCAGGAGATGGACAGCAGCGCCCACCTGTTAGTCAAGCTGTTCCTTAACCCGTACCTGTTTACGGGCATCCTCTCGTTCGGTCTCGCACTGGGCGCTTACAGCTACTCGCTGACCCGTTTTCCGCTCAGCGTGGGCTATCCGCTCATGACGAGCCTGGGTCTCATTATCGTGTCGCTGTTCTCGTACTTCGTATTCGCTGAACAGTTCTCGGCAGGCAAAATAGCGGGAACCGTGCTTATTATGCTTGGTGTTCTGCTGGTGGCCCGTTCTGCCTGA
- a CDS encoding TolC family protein, which translates to MKKAASLLLSASLLFPFATLSHAADGLTYQEAINKALGVSNQVKNTELDIERKLEDVQKSADNIRFMPAEASASPEGDQAFTAYIARGVAYDTSKQSLTTQKDTIAYDVRKAYNKILQEQEKKKFADLSEQNARTQSQIAFLKQQAGMAGKLEADRSEKLYAAEQKNNAVNETNLNNAYEAFNQLLKLDPKERPVLEERPEYKPLGKVDVEWHIARVNKENPTLFQADKGIDLARLDIDLYDPQRSDTTYRAKKIDIEKAKTGYSIAKEGTEQAIRDIYANIRALEEQHKALEANLAVAQDAVHLAQVQFDVGIGTKADLEAAELKVAELKQKQFEIIVNHDNLVQAFNKPWVLASGGGAQK; encoded by the coding sequence ATGAAAAAAGCTGCTTCTCTTTTACTGTCGGCGTCACTGCTATTTCCGTTTGCTACGCTGTCACATGCAGCGGATGGGTTGACGTATCAGGAAGCGATTAACAAGGCATTAGGTGTAAGCAATCAGGTGAAAAACACAGAGCTTGACATTGAGCGAAAGTTGGAAGACGTGCAAAAATCAGCAGACAATATTCGCTTTATGCCTGCTGAAGCTTCGGCGTCCCCAGAAGGAGATCAGGCGTTTACTGCCTATATCGCTCGTGGTGTCGCATATGATACAAGTAAGCAATCGTTGACTACGCAAAAAGACACAATTGCATACGATGTGCGTAAAGCGTACAATAAGATTCTTCAAGAGCAGGAAAAAAAGAAATTTGCTGATTTGTCGGAGCAAAATGCCCGTACCCAGAGCCAGATTGCCTTTTTGAAACAGCAGGCTGGCATGGCAGGCAAACTGGAAGCCGATCGTTCCGAGAAGCTGTATGCTGCTGAACAAAAGAACAATGCAGTGAATGAAACGAATCTAAACAATGCATATGAAGCCTTTAATCAGCTTTTGAAGTTAGATCCGAAAGAGCGTCCGGTATTGGAAGAACGACCAGAATATAAACCACTCGGTAAAGTTGATGTAGAGTGGCATATTGCTCGTGTGAATAAAGAAAACCCTACTTTATTTCAGGCCGATAAAGGCATCGATCTGGCAAGGCTTGATATAGATTTATACGATCCACAACGCTCTGATACAACATATAGAGCGAAGAAGATTGATATCGAAAAAGCGAAAACCGGATATAGCATTGCAAAAGAAGGAACAGAACAGGCAATCCGCGATATATACGCCAATATTCGTGCACTGGAAGAACAGCATAAAGCGTTGGAAGCCAATCTGGCGGTAGCACAAGATGCGGTTCATCTTGCACAGGTACAGTTTGATGTCGGTATTGGTACGAAAGCCGATTTGGAAGCTGCTGAACTGAAAGTGGCTGAACTGAAACAGAAGCAGTTCGAAATCATTGTGAACCACGATAATCTTGTTCAAGCGTTCAATAAACCTTGGGTACTTGCTTCCGGTGGCGGCGCACAAAAGTAA